A genomic region of Halichondria panicea chromosome 5, odHalPani1.1, whole genome shotgun sequence contains the following coding sequences:
- the LOC135335952 gene encoding uncharacterized protein LOC135335952 isoform X10, whose amino-acid sequence MKTLYISALTVLLLASYIFLVEGQTTSVSDDLWRVVTCNNTQLHLAIETRGCELTLVGRACVTRLQELSVIKGVCTALSDGVTYECLVNTTYTDPVCCLLYEEGSSKPVSNSCIPIDTTSTEGTEATTGPTDTRTASTEQPDLNNTSPVLFTPELPPMVDVNDEYNHPTWIAGVITVFIVLVAFVVFVVGLIIWWYRRRSKRDDQQNRRHRDGAPMKNGTDGDDKVKDGGEDSSKVGDATKDETSPEQVSVPMEELLVTVVTLVCYRVLLCVLINLPAQVEPQVLVTTTVRRRQPMQQPVPESTKVGEDTGCHSSRTLSTTTASPTELPTEQGSSVILFKTLTEIEFESIELDYSPQEEPPLPGGAPLAPEDSPQEEPPLPRAPLAPEDIPQEEPPLPGGAPLYESKGHTQKFGLLMTPVVQRHVQNTTPDVQEPVTCQQKDKIVEEDVSSVSSVAQDQQSCVVSDGQETSPVEKVRMGGNTSSAVPHTAPVEKVRMGGNTSSAVPHTAPVEKVRIGGNTSSAVPREQQSRFKTDDQTCGSVSRIKKFQFVPALFGAVVVAITCILTLATCVHTDPAAVLHPTLAGKYRWLDRGSPWIAWIGDRYLSYPHEDMFHPPNHQPALYCVVTAMTLTVTMTLTLATCIQHYQTRLTHSPPAVTAVNYWAFPAAAGDQMYARPLTTPRPHPLEHAAGRVHG is encoded by the exons ATGAAGACACTATATATATCGGCTCTTACAGTGCTGCTGCTGGCCAGCTATATCTTCCTAGTGGAAGGGCAGACCACCTCAGTATCAG ACGATTTATGGAGGGTGGTCACTTGCAATAATACTCAGTTACACTTGGCGATTGAGACAAGAGGTTGTGAACTCACCTTAGTGGGTCGAGCCTGTGTCACTCGACTACAAGAGTTGTCAGTGATCAAAGGAGTGTGCACTGCTTTGAGCGATGGTGTCACCTACGAGTGTTTAGTGAACACCACCTACACTGATCCTGTCTGTTGTCTATTGTATGAAGAGGGTAGTAGCAAACCAGTCTCCAACTCCTGCATTCCAA TAGATACAACCTCCACTGAAGGCACTGAAGCTACTACTGGACCAACag ACACTAGGACAGCCTCTACTGAACAACCCGATCTGAACAATACCTCACCAG TTTTGTTCACTCCAGAGCTCCCGCCCATGGTCGATGTGAATGATG AGTACAATCATCCAACATGGATTGCTGGAGTCATCACTGTTTTCATTGTGTTGGTGGCATTTGTGGTATTTGTGGTAGGGCTCATCATCTGGTGGTATAGACGTAGAAGTAAACGTGATGATCAGCAGAATCGAAGACACCGTGATGGAGCTCCTA TGAAAAATGGAACTGATGGTGACGACAAAGTAAAGGATGGCGGTGAGGATAGCAGTAAGGTTGGTGATGCTACAAAGGATGAAACTAGTCCTGAACAAGTCAGTGTACCTATGGAGGAGTTGCTGGTTACAGTAGTCACTCTTGTCTGTTACCGTGTGTTACTCTGTGTTTTAATTAACTTGCCGGCTCAAGTTGAACCACAAGTACTTGTCACTACTACCGTCAGGAGACGTCAGCCCATGCAACAACCTGTACCAGAATCCACTAAAGTTGGAGAAG ACACTGGATGTCACTCTTCTAGGACGTTATCTACAACAACAGCCTCACCCACAGAGCTGCCCACAGAGCAAGGCAGCTCAGTTATACTATTTAAGACACTCACGGAAATTGAATTTGAATCAATCGAACTAGATTATAGCCCCCAAGAG GAACCACCTCTCCCTGGAGGAGCTCCACTGGCCCCTGAAGATAGCCCCCAAGAG GAACCACCTCTCCCTAGAGCTCCACTGGCCCCTGAAGATATCCCCCAAGAG GAACCACCTCTCCCTGGAGGAGCTCCACTCTATG AGTCTAAAGGTCATACCCAAAAATTTGGACTTTTGATGACGCCTGTCGTGCAACGTCATGTGCAGAATACGACTCCAG ATGTCCAAGAGCCAGTAACCTGCCAACAGAAAGACAAGATCGTGGAAGAAGATGTGTCAAGTGTTAGCAGTGTGGCCCAGGATCAACAGAGCTGCGTTGTATCAG ATGGCCAGGAGACATCACCAGTAGAGAAGGTCAGGATGGGAGGGAACACCTCGAGTGCTGTACCTCATACAGCACCAGTAGAGAAGGTCAGGATGGGAGGGAACACCTCGAGTGCTGTACCTCATACAGCACCAGTAGAGAAGGTCAGGATAGGAGGGAACACCTCGAGTGCTGTACCTCGTGAGCAACAGAGCCGCTTCAAGACAG ATGACCAGACTTGTGGCTCTGTCTCCAGAATAAAGAAGTTCCAGTTTGTCCCTGCTCTGTTTGGTGCTGTAGTTGTGGCCATCACATGCATCCTGACTCTGGCCACGTGTGTCCACACAGACCCAGCTGCCGTTCTCCATCCCACTCTGG CCGGGAAGTACCGATGGCTTGATAGAGGCTCGCCCTGGATTGCCTGGATTGGTGACCGCTACCTGTCTTATCCCCACGAGGACATGTTCCATCCTCCTAACCATCAACCAGCTTTATACTGTGTTGTTACAGCGATGACCCTCACCGTGACGATGACCCTGACCCTGGCTACATGCATCCAACATTATCAGACTAGGCTCACCCATTCTCCTCCCGCTGTGACCGCTGTGAACTATTGGGCCTTCCCAG CAGCAGCAGGTGATCAGATGTATGCCCGCCCCCTCACTACCCCTCGCCCTCATCCACTGGAGCATGCTGCAGGGCGTGTGCATGGATAA
- the LOC135335952 gene encoding uncharacterized protein LOC135335952 isoform X9 encodes MKTLYISALTVLLLASYIFLVEGQTTSVSDDLWRVVTCNNTQLHLAIETRGCELTLVGRACVTRLQELSVIKGVCTALSDGVTYECLVNTTYTDPVCCLLYEEGSSKPVSNSCIPIDTTSTEGTEATTGPTDTRTASTEQPDLNNTSPVLFTPELPPMVDVNDEYNHPTWIAGVITVFIVLVAFVVFVVGLIIWWYRRRSKRDDQQNRRHRDGAPMKNGTDGDDKVKDGGEDSSKVGDATKDETSPEQVSVPMEELLVTVVTLVCYRVLLCVLINLPAQVEPQVLVTTTVRRRQPMQQPVPESTKVGEDTGCHSSRTLSTTTASPTELPTEQGSSVILFKTLTEIEFESIELDYSPQEEPPLPGGAPLAPEDSPQEEPPLPGGAPLAPEDSPQEEPPLPGGAPLYESKGHTQKFGLLMTPVVQRHVQNTTPDVQEPVTCQQKDKIVEEDVSSVSSVAQDQQSCVVSDGQETSPVEKVRMGGNTSSAVPHTAPVEKVRMGGNTSSAVPHTAPVEKVRIGGNTSSAVPREQQSRFKTDDQTCGSVSRIKKFQFVPALFGAVVVAITCILTLATCVHTDPAAVLHPTLAGKYRWLDRGSPWIAWIGDRYLSYPHEDMFHPPNHQPALYCVVTAMTLTVTMTLTLATCIQHYQTRLTHSPPAVTAVNYWAFPAAAGDQMYARPLTTPRPHPLEHAAGRVHG; translated from the exons ATGAAGACACTATATATATCGGCTCTTACAGTGCTGCTGCTGGCCAGCTATATCTTCCTAGTGGAAGGGCAGACCACCTCAGTATCAG ACGATTTATGGAGGGTGGTCACTTGCAATAATACTCAGTTACACTTGGCGATTGAGACAAGAGGTTGTGAACTCACCTTAGTGGGTCGAGCCTGTGTCACTCGACTACAAGAGTTGTCAGTGATCAAAGGAGTGTGCACTGCTTTGAGCGATGGTGTCACCTACGAGTGTTTAGTGAACACCACCTACACTGATCCTGTCTGTTGTCTATTGTATGAAGAGGGTAGTAGCAAACCAGTCTCCAACTCCTGCATTCCAA TAGATACAACCTCCACTGAAGGCACTGAAGCTACTACTGGACCAACag ACACTAGGACAGCCTCTACTGAACAACCCGATCTGAACAATACCTCACCAG TTTTGTTCACTCCAGAGCTCCCGCCCATGGTCGATGTGAATGATG AGTACAATCATCCAACATGGATTGCTGGAGTCATCACTGTTTTCATTGTGTTGGTGGCATTTGTGGTATTTGTGGTAGGGCTCATCATCTGGTGGTATAGACGTAGAAGTAAACGTGATGATCAGCAGAATCGAAGACACCGTGATGGAGCTCCTA TGAAAAATGGAACTGATGGTGACGACAAAGTAAAGGATGGCGGTGAGGATAGCAGTAAGGTTGGTGATGCTACAAAGGATGAAACTAGTCCTGAACAAGTCAGTGTACCTATGGAGGAGTTGCTGGTTACAGTAGTCACTCTTGTCTGTTACCGTGTGTTACTCTGTGTTTTAATTAACTTGCCGGCTCAAGTTGAACCACAAGTACTTGTCACTACTACCGTCAGGAGACGTCAGCCCATGCAACAACCTGTACCAGAATCCACTAAAGTTGGAGAAG ACACTGGATGTCACTCTTCTAGGACGTTATCTACAACAACAGCCTCACCCACAGAGCTGCCCACAGAGCAAGGCAGCTCAGTTATACTATTTAAGACACTCACGGAAATTGAATTTGAATCAATCGAACTAGATTATAGCCCCCAAGAG GAACCACCTCTCCCTGGAGGAGCTCCACTGGCCCCTGAAGATAGCCCCCAAGAG GAACCACCTCTCCCTGGAGGAGCTCCACTGGCCCCTGAAGATAGCCCCCAAGAG GAACCACCTCTCCCTGGAGGAGCTCCACTCTATG AGTCTAAAGGTCATACCCAAAAATTTGGACTTTTGATGACGCCTGTCGTGCAACGTCATGTGCAGAATACGACTCCAG ATGTCCAAGAGCCAGTAACCTGCCAACAGAAAGACAAGATCGTGGAAGAAGATGTGTCAAGTGTTAGCAGTGTGGCCCAGGATCAACAGAGCTGCGTTGTATCAG ATGGCCAGGAGACATCACCAGTAGAGAAGGTCAGGATGGGAGGGAACACCTCGAGTGCTGTACCTCATACAGCACCAGTAGAGAAGGTCAGGATGGGAGGGAACACCTCGAGTGCTGTACCTCATACAGCACCAGTAGAGAAGGTCAGGATAGGAGGGAACACCTCGAGTGCTGTACCTCGTGAGCAACAGAGCCGCTTCAAGACAG ATGACCAGACTTGTGGCTCTGTCTCCAGAATAAAGAAGTTCCAGTTTGTCCCTGCTCTGTTTGGTGCTGTAGTTGTGGCCATCACATGCATCCTGACTCTGGCCACGTGTGTCCACACAGACCCAGCTGCCGTTCTCCATCCCACTCTGG CCGGGAAGTACCGATGGCTTGATAGAGGCTCGCCCTGGATTGCCTGGATTGGTGACCGCTACCTGTCTTATCCCCACGAGGACATGTTCCATCCTCCTAACCATCAACCAGCTTTATACTGTGTTGTTACAGCGATGACCCTCACCGTGACGATGACCCTGACCCTGGCTACATGCATCCAACATTATCAGACTAGGCTCACCCATTCTCCTCCCGCTGTGACCGCTGTGAACTATTGGGCCTTCCCAG CAGCAGCAGGTGATCAGATGTATGCCCGCCCCCTCACTACCCCTCGCCCTCATCCACTGGAGCATGCTGCAGGGCGTGTGCATGGATAA
- the LOC135335952 gene encoding uncharacterized protein LOC135335952 isoform X1, giving the protein MKTLYISALTVLLLASYIFLVEGQTTSVSDDLWRVVTCNNTQLHLAIETRGCELTLVGRACVTRLQELSVIKGVCTALSDGVTYECLVNTTYTDPVCCLLYEEGSSKPVSNSCIPIDTTSTEGTEATTGPTDTRTASTEQPDLNNTSPVLFTPELPPMVDVNDEYNHPTWIAGVITVFIVLVAFVVFVVGLIIWWYRRRSKRDDQQNRRHRDGAPMKNGTDGDDKVKDGGEDSSKVGDATKDETSPEQVSVPMEELLVTVVTLVCYRVLLCVLINLPAQVEPQVLVTTTVRRRQPMQQPVPESTKVGEDTGCHSSRTLSTTTASPTELPTEQGSSVILFKTLTEIEFESIELDYSPQEEPPLPGGAPLAPEDSPQEEPPLPGGAPLAPEDSPQEEPPLPRAPLAPEDIPQEVRDVIPEPPLPGGAPLYESKGHTQKFGLLMTPVVQRHVQNTTPDVQEPVTCQQKDKIVEEDVSSVSSVAQDQQSCVVSDGQETSPVEKVRMGGNTSSAVPHTAPVEKVRMGGNTSSAVPHTAPVEKVRIGGNTSSAVPREQQSRFKTDDQTCGSVSRIKKFQFVPALFGAVVVAITCILTLATCVHTDPAAVLHPTLAGKYRWLDRGSPWIAWIGDRYLSYPHEDMFHPPNHQPALYCVVTAMTLTVTMTLTLATCIQHYQTRLTHSPPAVTAVNYWAFPAAAGDQMYARPLTTPRPHPLEHAAGRVHG; this is encoded by the exons ATGAAGACACTATATATATCGGCTCTTACAGTGCTGCTGCTGGCCAGCTATATCTTCCTAGTGGAAGGGCAGACCACCTCAGTATCAG ACGATTTATGGAGGGTGGTCACTTGCAATAATACTCAGTTACACTTGGCGATTGAGACAAGAGGTTGTGAACTCACCTTAGTGGGTCGAGCCTGTGTCACTCGACTACAAGAGTTGTCAGTGATCAAAGGAGTGTGCACTGCTTTGAGCGATGGTGTCACCTACGAGTGTTTAGTGAACACCACCTACACTGATCCTGTCTGTTGTCTATTGTATGAAGAGGGTAGTAGCAAACCAGTCTCCAACTCCTGCATTCCAA TAGATACAACCTCCACTGAAGGCACTGAAGCTACTACTGGACCAACag ACACTAGGACAGCCTCTACTGAACAACCCGATCTGAACAATACCTCACCAG TTTTGTTCACTCCAGAGCTCCCGCCCATGGTCGATGTGAATGATG AGTACAATCATCCAACATGGATTGCTGGAGTCATCACTGTTTTCATTGTGTTGGTGGCATTTGTGGTATTTGTGGTAGGGCTCATCATCTGGTGGTATAGACGTAGAAGTAAACGTGATGATCAGCAGAATCGAAGACACCGTGATGGAGCTCCTA TGAAAAATGGAACTGATGGTGACGACAAAGTAAAGGATGGCGGTGAGGATAGCAGTAAGGTTGGTGATGCTACAAAGGATGAAACTAGTCCTGAACAAGTCAGTGTACCTATGGAGGAGTTGCTGGTTACAGTAGTCACTCTTGTCTGTTACCGTGTGTTACTCTGTGTTTTAATTAACTTGCCGGCTCAAGTTGAACCACAAGTACTTGTCACTACTACCGTCAGGAGACGTCAGCCCATGCAACAACCTGTACCAGAATCCACTAAAGTTGGAGAAG ACACTGGATGTCACTCTTCTAGGACGTTATCTACAACAACAGCCTCACCCACAGAGCTGCCCACAGAGCAAGGCAGCTCAGTTATACTATTTAAGACACTCACGGAAATTGAATTTGAATCAATCGAACTAGATTATAGCCCCCAAGAG GAACCACCTCTCCCTGGAGGAGCTCCACTGGCCCCTGAAGATAGCCCCCAAGAG GAACCACCTCTCCCTGGAGGAGCTCCACTGGCCCCTGAAGATAGCCCCCAAGAG GAACCACCTCTCCCTAGAGCTCCACTGGCCCCTGAAGATATCCCCCAAGAGGTACGTGATGTCATACCT GAACCACCTCTCCCTGGAGGAGCTCCACTCTATG AGTCTAAAGGTCATACCCAAAAATTTGGACTTTTGATGACGCCTGTCGTGCAACGTCATGTGCAGAATACGACTCCAG ATGTCCAAGAGCCAGTAACCTGCCAACAGAAAGACAAGATCGTGGAAGAAGATGTGTCAAGTGTTAGCAGTGTGGCCCAGGATCAACAGAGCTGCGTTGTATCAG ATGGCCAGGAGACATCACCAGTAGAGAAGGTCAGGATGGGAGGGAACACCTCGAGTGCTGTACCTCATACAGCACCAGTAGAGAAGGTCAGGATGGGAGGGAACACCTCGAGTGCTGTACCTCATACAGCACCAGTAGAGAAGGTCAGGATAGGAGGGAACACCTCGAGTGCTGTACCTCGTGAGCAACAGAGCCGCTTCAAGACAG ATGACCAGACTTGTGGCTCTGTCTCCAGAATAAAGAAGTTCCAGTTTGTCCCTGCTCTGTTTGGTGCTGTAGTTGTGGCCATCACATGCATCCTGACTCTGGCCACGTGTGTCCACACAGACCCAGCTGCCGTTCTCCATCCCACTCTGG CCGGGAAGTACCGATGGCTTGATAGAGGCTCGCCCTGGATTGCCTGGATTGGTGACCGCTACCTGTCTTATCCCCACGAGGACATGTTCCATCCTCCTAACCATCAACCAGCTTTATACTGTGTTGTTACAGCGATGACCCTCACCGTGACGATGACCCTGACCCTGGCTACATGCATCCAACATTATCAGACTAGGCTCACCCATTCTCCTCCCGCTGTGACCGCTGTGAACTATTGGGCCTTCCCAG CAGCAGCAGGTGATCAGATGTATGCCCGCCCCCTCACTACCCCTCGCCCTCATCCACTGGAGCATGCTGCAGGGCGTGTGCATGGATAA
- the LOC135335952 gene encoding uncharacterized protein LOC135335952 isoform X7 produces MKTLYISALTVLLLASYIFLVEGQTTSVSDDLWRVVTCNNTQLHLAIETRGCELTLVGRACVTRLQELSVIKGVCTALSDGVTYECLVNTTYTDPVCCLLYEEGSSKPVSNSCIPIDTTSTEGTEATTGPTDTRTASTEQPDLNNTSPVLFTPELPPMVDVNDEYNHPTWIAGVITVFIVLVAFVVFVVGLIIWWYRRRSKRDDQQNRRHRDGAPMKNGTDGDDKVKDGGEDSSKVGDATKDETSPEQVSVPMEELLVTVVTLVCYRVLLCVLINLPAQVEPQVLVTTTVRRRQPMQQPVPESTKVGEDTGCHSSRTLSTTTASPTELPTEQGSSVILFKTLTEIEFESIELDYSPQEEPPLPGGAPLAPEDSPQEEPPLPGGAPLAPEDSPQEVRDVIPEPPLPGGAPLYESKGHTQKFGLLMTPVVQRHVQNTTPDVQEPVTCQQKDKIVEEDVSSVSSVAQDQQSCVVSDGQETSPVEKVRMGGNTSSAVPHTAPVEKVRMGGNTSSAVPHTAPVEKVRIGGNTSSAVPREQQSRFKTDDQTCGSVSRIKKFQFVPALFGAVVVAITCILTLATCVHTDPAAVLHPTLAGKYRWLDRGSPWIAWIGDRYLSYPHEDMFHPPNHQPALYCVVTAMTLTVTMTLTLATCIQHYQTRLTHSPPAVTAVNYWAFPAAAGDQMYARPLTTPRPHPLEHAAGRVHG; encoded by the exons ATGAAGACACTATATATATCGGCTCTTACAGTGCTGCTGCTGGCCAGCTATATCTTCCTAGTGGAAGGGCAGACCACCTCAGTATCAG ACGATTTATGGAGGGTGGTCACTTGCAATAATACTCAGTTACACTTGGCGATTGAGACAAGAGGTTGTGAACTCACCTTAGTGGGTCGAGCCTGTGTCACTCGACTACAAGAGTTGTCAGTGATCAAAGGAGTGTGCACTGCTTTGAGCGATGGTGTCACCTACGAGTGTTTAGTGAACACCACCTACACTGATCCTGTCTGTTGTCTATTGTATGAAGAGGGTAGTAGCAAACCAGTCTCCAACTCCTGCATTCCAA TAGATACAACCTCCACTGAAGGCACTGAAGCTACTACTGGACCAACag ACACTAGGACAGCCTCTACTGAACAACCCGATCTGAACAATACCTCACCAG TTTTGTTCACTCCAGAGCTCCCGCCCATGGTCGATGTGAATGATG AGTACAATCATCCAACATGGATTGCTGGAGTCATCACTGTTTTCATTGTGTTGGTGGCATTTGTGGTATTTGTGGTAGGGCTCATCATCTGGTGGTATAGACGTAGAAGTAAACGTGATGATCAGCAGAATCGAAGACACCGTGATGGAGCTCCTA TGAAAAATGGAACTGATGGTGACGACAAAGTAAAGGATGGCGGTGAGGATAGCAGTAAGGTTGGTGATGCTACAAAGGATGAAACTAGTCCTGAACAAGTCAGTGTACCTATGGAGGAGTTGCTGGTTACAGTAGTCACTCTTGTCTGTTACCGTGTGTTACTCTGTGTTTTAATTAACTTGCCGGCTCAAGTTGAACCACAAGTACTTGTCACTACTACCGTCAGGAGACGTCAGCCCATGCAACAACCTGTACCAGAATCCACTAAAGTTGGAGAAG ACACTGGATGTCACTCTTCTAGGACGTTATCTACAACAACAGCCTCACCCACAGAGCTGCCCACAGAGCAAGGCAGCTCAGTTATACTATTTAAGACACTCACGGAAATTGAATTTGAATCAATCGAACTAGATTATAGCCCCCAAGAG GAACCACCTCTCCCTGGAGGAGCTCCACTGGCCCCTGAAGATAGCCCCCAAGAG GAACCACCTCTCCCTGGAGGAGCTCCACTGGCCCCTGAAGATAGCCCCCAAGAGGTACGTGATGTCATACCT GAACCACCTCTCCCTGGAGGAGCTCCACTCTATG AGTCTAAAGGTCATACCCAAAAATTTGGACTTTTGATGACGCCTGTCGTGCAACGTCATGTGCAGAATACGACTCCAG ATGTCCAAGAGCCAGTAACCTGCCAACAGAAAGACAAGATCGTGGAAGAAGATGTGTCAAGTGTTAGCAGTGTGGCCCAGGATCAACAGAGCTGCGTTGTATCAG ATGGCCAGGAGACATCACCAGTAGAGAAGGTCAGGATGGGAGGGAACACCTCGAGTGCTGTACCTCATACAGCACCAGTAGAGAAGGTCAGGATGGGAGGGAACACCTCGAGTGCTGTACCTCATACAGCACCAGTAGAGAAGGTCAGGATAGGAGGGAACACCTCGAGTGCTGTACCTCGTGAGCAACAGAGCCGCTTCAAGACAG ATGACCAGACTTGTGGCTCTGTCTCCAGAATAAAGAAGTTCCAGTTTGTCCCTGCTCTGTTTGGTGCTGTAGTTGTGGCCATCACATGCATCCTGACTCTGGCCACGTGTGTCCACACAGACCCAGCTGCCGTTCTCCATCCCACTCTGG CCGGGAAGTACCGATGGCTTGATAGAGGCTCGCCCTGGATTGCCTGGATTGGTGACCGCTACCTGTCTTATCCCCACGAGGACATGTTCCATCCTCCTAACCATCAACCAGCTTTATACTGTGTTGTTACAGCGATGACCCTCACCGTGACGATGACCCTGACCCTGGCTACATGCATCCAACATTATCAGACTAGGCTCACCCATTCTCCTCCCGCTGTGACCGCTGTGAACTATTGGGCCTTCCCAG CAGCAGCAGGTGATCAGATGTATGCCCGCCCCCTCACTACCCCTCGCCCTCATCCACTGGAGCATGCTGCAGGGCGTGTGCATGGATAA
- the LOC135335952 gene encoding uncharacterized protein LOC135335952 isoform X11 yields MKTLYISALTVLLLASYIFLVEGQTTSVSDDLWRVVTCNNTQLHLAIETRGCELTLVGRACVTRLQELSVIKGVCTALSDGVTYECLVNTTYTDPVCCLLYEEGSSKPVSNSCIPIDTTSTEGTEATTGPTDTRTASTEQPDLNNTSPVLFTPELPPMVDVNDEYNHPTWIAGVITVFIVLVAFVVFVVGLIIWWYRRRSKRDDQQNRRHRDGAPMKNGTDGDDKVKDGGEDSSKVGDATKDETSPEQVSVPMEELLVTVVTLVCYRVLLCVLINLPAQVEPQVLVTTTVRRRQPMQQPVPESTKVGEDTGCHSSRTLSTTTASPTELPTEQGSSVILFKTLTEIEFESIELDYSPQEEPPLPGGAPLAPEDSPQEVRDVIPEPPLPGGAPLYESKGHTQKFGLLMTPVVQRHVQNTTPDVQEPVTCQQKDKIVEEDVSSVSSVAQDQQSCVVSDGQETSPVEKVRMGGNTSSAVPHTAPVEKVRMGGNTSSAVPHTAPVEKVRIGGNTSSAVPREQQSRFKTDDQTCGSVSRIKKFQFVPALFGAVVVAITCILTLATCVHTDPAAVLHPTLAGKYRWLDRGSPWIAWIGDRYLSYPHEDMFHPPNHQPALYCVVTAMTLTVTMTLTLATCIQHYQTRLTHSPPAVTAVNYWAFPAAAGDQMYARPLTTPRPHPLEHAAGRVHG; encoded by the exons ATGAAGACACTATATATATCGGCTCTTACAGTGCTGCTGCTGGCCAGCTATATCTTCCTAGTGGAAGGGCAGACCACCTCAGTATCAG ACGATTTATGGAGGGTGGTCACTTGCAATAATACTCAGTTACACTTGGCGATTGAGACAAGAGGTTGTGAACTCACCTTAGTGGGTCGAGCCTGTGTCACTCGACTACAAGAGTTGTCAGTGATCAAAGGAGTGTGCACTGCTTTGAGCGATGGTGTCACCTACGAGTGTTTAGTGAACACCACCTACACTGATCCTGTCTGTTGTCTATTGTATGAAGAGGGTAGTAGCAAACCAGTCTCCAACTCCTGCATTCCAA TAGATACAACCTCCACTGAAGGCACTGAAGCTACTACTGGACCAACag ACACTAGGACAGCCTCTACTGAACAACCCGATCTGAACAATACCTCACCAG TTTTGTTCACTCCAGAGCTCCCGCCCATGGTCGATGTGAATGATG AGTACAATCATCCAACATGGATTGCTGGAGTCATCACTGTTTTCATTGTGTTGGTGGCATTTGTGGTATTTGTGGTAGGGCTCATCATCTGGTGGTATAGACGTAGAAGTAAACGTGATGATCAGCAGAATCGAAGACACCGTGATGGAGCTCCTA TGAAAAATGGAACTGATGGTGACGACAAAGTAAAGGATGGCGGTGAGGATAGCAGTAAGGTTGGTGATGCTACAAAGGATGAAACTAGTCCTGAACAAGTCAGTGTACCTATGGAGGAGTTGCTGGTTACAGTAGTCACTCTTGTCTGTTACCGTGTGTTACTCTGTGTTTTAATTAACTTGCCGGCTCAAGTTGAACCACAAGTACTTGTCACTACTACCGTCAGGAGACGTCAGCCCATGCAACAACCTGTACCAGAATCCACTAAAGTTGGAGAAG ACACTGGATGTCACTCTTCTAGGACGTTATCTACAACAACAGCCTCACCCACAGAGCTGCCCACAGAGCAAGGCAGCTCAGTTATACTATTTAAGACACTCACGGAAATTGAATTTGAATCAATCGAACTAGATTATAGCCCCCAAGAG GAACCACCTCTCCCTGGAGGAGCTCCACTGGCCCCTGAAGATAGCCCCCAAGAGGTACGTGATGTCATACCT GAACCACCTCTCCCTGGAGGAGCTCCACTCTATG AGTCTAAAGGTCATACCCAAAAATTTGGACTTTTGATGACGCCTGTCGTGCAACGTCATGTGCAGAATACGACTCCAG ATGTCCAAGAGCCAGTAACCTGCCAACAGAAAGACAAGATCGTGGAAGAAGATGTGTCAAGTGTTAGCAGTGTGGCCCAGGATCAACAGAGCTGCGTTGTATCAG ATGGCCAGGAGACATCACCAGTAGAGAAGGTCAGGATGGGAGGGAACACCTCGAGTGCTGTACCTCATACAGCACCAGTAGAGAAGGTCAGGATGGGAGGGAACACCTCGAGTGCTGTACCTCATACAGCACCAGTAGAGAAGGTCAGGATAGGAGGGAACACCTCGAGTGCTGTACCTCGTGAGCAACAGAGCCGCTTCAAGACAG ATGACCAGACTTGTGGCTCTGTCTCCAGAATAAAGAAGTTCCAGTTTGTCCCTGCTCTGTTTGGTGCTGTAGTTGTGGCCATCACATGCATCCTGACTCTGGCCACGTGTGTCCACACAGACCCAGCTGCCGTTCTCCATCCCACTCTGG CCGGGAAGTACCGATGGCTTGATAGAGGCTCGCCCTGGATTGCCTGGATTGGTGACCGCTACCTGTCTTATCCCCACGAGGACATGTTCCATCCTCCTAACCATCAACCAGCTTTATACTGTGTTGTTACAGCGATGACCCTCACCGTGACGATGACCCTGACCCTGGCTACATGCATCCAACATTATCAGACTAGGCTCACCCATTCTCCTCCCGCTGTGACCGCTGTGAACTATTGGGCCTTCCCAG CAGCAGCAGGTGATCAGATGTATGCCCGCCCCCTCACTACCCCTCGCCCTCATCCACTGGAGCATGCTGCAGGGCGTGTGCATGGATAA